In Maniola hyperantus chromosome 13, iAphHyp1.2, whole genome shotgun sequence, one genomic interval encodes:
- the LOC117987677 gene encoding monocarboxylate transporter 9-like encodes MDRARLSPSPDTLRRPLQGGPCGTPDSPLSPETLSEPETRLPRALTPIPESEPLLHGPRCASASAIASAPASATASAGDVPRRHARPLHVQFDAQSPPAPVSVSSSSSSSSDDEELSIAEARPPDGGWGWVVVFASFMVNLIADGITFSFGVFMEHFLDYFGESTGKTAWIASIFMAMPLLSGPIASFLTDRYGCRRMTIFGSILAAIGFIISAFVDNIETLMFTFGIMAGFGLSLCYVAAVVIVAYYFEKKRSLATGISVCGSGIGTFIFAPLSNVLLDEYGWRGTTLILAGLFLNMAVCGLLFRDLPWTATMNEERAKQRKRRRERKRNKRYGSSADSFSDSKSSAVGSTKAADAEDIEAVTTSIVPRYSSLVDLPTYMTGGEGVSLETFELMSTRGRAYALLAQNYPGVLLPSRSFSDSGRLHEMSPPKTLMSPGTISPGTLSPNNSVPSAPETNGSTRLNDKAALSVWIKRHGHGGHGSTKKPPAFLKDLRLHRHSLTYRGAMLNINRYRLRASSCPNILRNSMTTIAKEKVQWYAGLWDFWDLAVDLLDFSHFLNPAFLVFAVSNFLLYLWYDVPYVFLVQNALSMGFTDSQSSMLISIIGILNMFGEIILGWIGDWECVNASLVYAVCMILCGLVTVVVPLLSTYIGLAAASGAFGAFIAANYSLTSIILVEQITLEKFTNAYGLLLLMQGVANLIGTPMGGWLKDITDSYDLSFYLAGVFISVSGLILLVSPLYNATRRYKNHRKSADLSANTSTDMSTDVSTNKSANNELTHINGQVKQNGKLIM; translated from the exons ATGGACCGCGCGCGCCTCTCGCCGTCGCCGGACACGCTGCGTCGGCCGCTCCAAG GAGGACCCTGCGGAACCCCGGATTCGCCCCTCTCGCCGGAGACCTTAAGTGAGCCGGAGACGCGCCTCCCGCGCGCGCTCACACCCATCCCTGAGAGCGAGCCTTTGCTCCACGGCCCGCGCTGTGCCAGCGCCAGCGCCATCGCGAGTGCCCCTGCCAGTGCCACTGCTAGTGCCGGTGACGTTCCGCGCCGACACGCGCGTCCTCTGCACGTGCAGTTCGACGCGCAGTCGCCGCCCGCGCCCGTGTCCGTCTCGAGTTCCAGCTCCTCCAGTTCCGACGATGAGGAACTGTCCATCGCCGAAGCGAGGCCCCCCGACGGCGGTTGGGGCTGGGTCGTCGTATTCGCCTCATTCATGGTCAATCTCATTGCCGATGGCATCACGTTCAGTTTCGGAGTGTTCATGGAGCATTTCCTCGATTACTTCGGCGAGAGTACAGGAAAAACGGCCTGGATCGCCAGCATATTCATGGCGATGCCACTTTTGTCTGGTCCGATAGccagtttcttgacagacaggtaCGGCTGCCGACGAATGACGATTTTCGGGTCAATTTTAGCAGCGATAGGATTCATTATTTCTGCATTTGTGGACAACATAGAGACGTTGATGTTCACATTCGGAATCATGGCTGGATTCGGCCTGAGTCTGTGCTATGTAGCAGCAGTAGTGATCGTCGCGTACTACTTTGAGAAGAAGCGTTCCTTAGCCACCGGTATCTCTGTGTGCGGAAGTGGGATCGGCACGTTCATATTTGCTCCGTTGTCAAATGTTTTGCTGGACGAGTACGGGTGGCGAGGAACTACTCTGATCCTCGCTGGACTTTTCTTGAATATGGCGGTGTGTGGCTTGCTGTTTCGCGATCTGCCGTGGACGGCTACGATGAATGAAGAGAGAGCGAAACAGAGAAAACGTAGAAGAGAGAGAAAAAGAAACAAACGTTACGGATCATCCGCAGATAGTTTCTCGGACAGTAAGAGTAGTGCTGTCGGGTCCACTAAAGCGGCTGACGCTGAAGACATCGAGGCGGTAACGACGTCGATAGTGCCACGATATAGCTCCTTAGTCGACCTACCGACGTACATGACTGGAGGCGAAGGGGTGTCGCTGGAAACCTTCGAGCTGATGTCCACTCGAGGTCGTGCGTATGCGCTCTTAGCACAGAATTACCCTGGAGTATTGCTTCCCTCGCGAAGTTTCAGTGACAGTGGACGATTGCACGAGATGTCCCCTCCGAAGACTCTGATGTCCCCCGGAACGATATCCCCGGGGACATTGTCCCCTAATAATTCAGTCCCCAGTGCCCCGGAGACCAACGGCTCGACACGGCTGAATGATAAAGCAGCTTTGTCAGTATGGATCAAAAGGCATGGTCATGGAGGACATGGTTCAACGAAGAAACCACCAGCTTTCTTGAAAGATTTGAGGTTACACAGGCATTCCCTGACCTACAGGGGTGCTATGTTAAATATCAATCGGTACAGACTTCGAGCGTCTTCGTGCCCCAACATCTTGAGAAACTCGATGACTACTATTGCTAAAGAAAAG GTGCAATGGTACGCGGGGCTGTGGGACTTCTGGGACCTGGCGGTGGACCTTCTGGACTTCTCCCACTTCCTCAACCCGGCCTTCCTCGTGTTCGCGGTGTCCAACTTCCTGCTGTACCTGTGGTACGACGTGCCCTACGTGTTCCTCGTGCAAAACGCTCTGAGTATGGGCTTCACCGACTCGCAGTCCTCCATGCTGATCTCTATCATCGGGATACTGAACATGTTCGGCGAG ATCATCCTCGGCTGGATAGGCGACTGGGAGTGCGTGAACGCGAGCCTGGTGTACGCAGTGTGCATGATCCTGTGCGGGCTCGTCACCGTCGTCGTGCCCCTGCTCAGCACGTACATCGGCCTCGCCGCCGCCTCGGGGGCCTTCGGGGCCTTCATCGCGGCCAACTACAGCCTCACCAGCATCATCCTGGTGGAGCAGATCACGCTGGAGAAGTTCACCAACGCGTACGGCTTGCTGCTGCTCATGCAGGGCGTGGCCAACCTCATCGGAACCCCCATGGGAG GCTGGCTGAAGGACATCACCGATAGCTACGACCTCTCGTTCTATCTCGCTGGCGTCTTCATCAGCGTGTCCGGCCTGATCCTGCTAGTGTCCCCGCTGTACAACGCCACGCGCCGCTACAAGAACCATCGCAAGTCCGCCGACTTGTCTGCCAACACGTCCACCGACATGTCCACCGACGTGTCGACCAACAAGTCCGCCAACAACGAACTAACGCACATCAACGGGCAAGTCAAACAGAATGGAAAGCTGATTATGTAA